Proteins from one Patescibacteria group bacterium genomic window:
- a CDS encoding MBL fold metallo-hydrolase yields MKLTILGSGTTDPSTKRNEPGYLLEIGRDLILMDAGSGTKEHIIDAGYDDTKINYILITHTHVDHVADLPALFWNWWVRQTNREIVLLGPKKIKGFIKKMGRHFFLNIRSTFVLS; encoded by the coding sequence ATGAAACTAACCATTCTAGGATCGGGCACAACTGATCCTTCAACCAAAAGAAATGAACCCGGTTATCTCCTGGAGATTGGCCGAGATTTAATCTTAATGGACGCTGGCTCCGGGACCAAAGAGCATATTATAGATGCCGGCTATGATGACACAAAAATAAATTATATTTTAATTACCCACACACATGTCGATCATGTGGCCGATCTACCGGCTCTTTTTTGGAATTGGTGGGTCAGACAAACCAATCGTGAAATTGTTTTACTCGGTCCTAAAAAAATAAAAGGATTTATCAAAAAAATGGGGAGGCATTTTTTCCTAAATATACGGAGTACTTTTGTTTTAAGTTAA
- a CDS encoding HD domain-containing protein, producing MARLSQKEIEKIRKEVIKIYNKNNDPFHHYNHALKTAELAKKIAQKEGADKNICYVAGLVHDLAPKKRSQPHGENSRKIANKLLNKIGLDKEVIYKIGEAIRYHDTRNSHKIKTLEGKIIFDAGKLQCYGPVGIIREYGDLLIKGYPHEKAINKLLDYLKNFKPKFFTKTGQKIRKKLKKYNQEFIKLFKEYY from the coding sequence ATGGCTAGGCTTTCACAAAAAGAAATCGAAAAAATAAGAAAAGAAGTTATTAAAATATATAACAAAAATAATGACCCCTTTCATCATTATAATCATGCCTTGAAAACCGCTGAATTAGCCAAAAAAATAGCTCAAAAAGAAGGAGCTGATAAGAATATCTGCTATGTGGCTGGGCTGGTTCATGACTTAGCGCCAAAAAAAAGAAGTCAGCCTCACGGAGAAAATAGCCGGAAAATAGCCAATAAATTATTAAATAAAATTGGACTAGACAAAGAGGTAATTTATAAAATCGGAGAAGCCATTAGATATCACGATACTAGAAACAGCCATAAAATTAAAACTTTAGAGGGTAAAATTATTTTTGATGCTGGTAAACTGCAGTGTTATGGTCCGGTGGGTATAATACGAGAATATGGCGATTTATTAATAAAGGGATACCCTCATGAAAAAGCTATCAACAAACTTCTTGATTATTTGAAAAATTTTAAGCCTAAATTTTTTACAAAAACCGGCCAAAAAATAAGAAAAAAACTAAAAAAATATAACCAAGAATTTATCAAATTATTTAAAGAATATTATTAA
- a CDS encoding cation:proton antiporter — MINIFIFLGALFLLTFVIGKQIEKIRVPWIFASLLLGTLLAIYNPFKSITSSETFEFMSQLGMYFLLFIIGFEINLKKLKKIGSFIFRATFFIIFLEGVMGSLLIHFVFGYSWFIAFLVALSFATVGEAILIPILDEFKIINTKLGQSIIGIGTLDDIIEFILLIIVIFLTGSTGNHQINIFSITISFSFLFIIIFIIKRLKIKIQKFTHLSIENLFLLTLSIFFLFIGIGKYIQIEIITALLAGVILKNFLPKEKLLKIESEIKSLCYGFFAPIFFLSVGVEMDMGYLIKYPLLILLVVSVAKTGKLLASYLIAKNTLGTKKSILLGIGLSVRFSTSIIIIKILFDNGLIKSDLFSIIIASSIVFKFLVPILFSNLLVKWKVKKNAV; from the coding sequence ATGATTAATATTTTTATATTTTTAGGTGCCTTATTTCTTCTCACTTTTGTAATTGGCAAGCAAATTGAAAAAATTAGAGTTCCTTGGATTTTTGCTTCTTTATTACTTGGAACATTACTAGCTATATATAATCCTTTTAAATCTATTACTTCTTCTGAGACATTTGAATTTATGTCTCAACTCGGAATGTATTTTTTACTTTTTATTATCGGTTTTGAAATAAATTTAAAAAAATTGAAAAAAATAGGTAGTTTTATCTTTAGAGCTACTTTTTTTATTATTTTTTTAGAAGGGGTTATGGGTTCTTTACTTATTCATTTTGTTTTTGGTTATAGTTGGTTTATAGCATTTTTAGTGGCTTTATCTTTTGCTACAGTTGGCGAAGCAATATTAATTCCTATTTTAGATGAATTTAAAATAATAAATACTAAATTAGGACAAAGTATTATTGGCATTGGCACACTAGACGATATAATAGAATTTATTCTTCTTATTATTGTAATTTTTTTAACTGGCTCAACTGGCAATCATCAAATAAATATATTTTCAATTACTATTTCCTTTTCCTTTTTATTTATTATAATTTTCATTATAAAAAGATTAAAAATAAAAATACAAAAATTTACTCACCTATCTATAGAAAATCTTTTTCTCCTAACTTTATCTATTTTTTTTCTTTTTATTGGAATTGGAAAATATATTCAAATTGAAATAATTACTGCTTTATTAGCAGGAGTTATTCTTAAAAATTTCCTTCCAAAAGAAAAATTACTTAAAATAGAAAGCGAAATTAAATCATTATGTTATGGTTTTTTTGCTCCAATATTTTTCTTGTCAGTAGGAGTAGAGATGGATATGGGATATCTTATAAAATATCCTTTATTAATTCTTTTGGTCGTCAGTGTGGCAAAAACAGGAAAACTTTTAGCTAGTTATCTTATTGCTAAAAATACATTAGGTACAAAAAAATCTATTCTACTTGGTATTGGTCTTTCTGTAAGATTTAGTACCAGTATTATTATAATAAAAATCTTATTTGATAATGGGTTAATAAAAAGTGATTTATTTTCCATAATTATTGCCTCAAGTATAGTTTTTAAATTTCTTGTACCAATTTTATTTTCTAATTTATTAGTAAAATGGAAAGTTAAAAAAAATGCCGTATAA
- the tig gene encoding trigger factor, translated as MKVDVKKLPQSEAELTIEVSNYELKPFLTNAAARMSKGMKISGFRPGKAPYDLVKKQVGEAQIYQEAVEDIVKKTFPKAVLDHNLKTLGQPKIEIEKLAPGNPLVYKAKVALLPDITLGDYKNVKAKKEEVKLEKKEIDEALKKLQQMRGQEISVDRSAKKGDKVEVNFDVFVDKVPIEGGSSKKHPLVIGQGSFIPGFEENLIGLTKNKVKEFKLKFPKDYHKKDLAGKEAEFKVKMLAVYKIELPELNDEFAKTLGKFKNFAQLQKNIEENLKKEKKLREERKFESKIFKDIIKNSKFAEIPELLINSELDKMLKEMEQNIARQGLKFDDYLKSIKKSQEDLKKELRPQAKQRIKTALVMQHIAQKENIEASDKEVEEEVKKAKKQYQDNQEIIKQLDSPQYKMYLKNFLTSKKTMKFLKSLVK; from the coding sequence ATGAAAGTTGATGTTAAAAAATTACCTCAATCAGAGGCTGAATTAACCATTGAAGTCTCAAATTACGAACTTAAACCATTTTTAACTAATGCGGCCGCCCGTATGTCTAAGGGTATGAAAATATCCGGTTTCAGGCCAGGCAAGGCTCCTTATGACCTGGTTAAAAAACAAGTCGGTGAAGCCCAAATATATCAGGAAGCCGTGGAAGATATTGTTAAAAAAACTTTTCCTAAAGCCGTGCTTGATCATAATTTAAAAACTTTAGGTCAGCCAAAAATTGAAATTGAAAAACTAGCTCCGGGCAACCCTTTGGTTTATAAAGCTAAAGTAGCTCTTTTGCCCGATATAACTCTAGGTGATTACAAAAACGTAAAAGCAAAAAAAGAAGAAGTAAAACTAGAAAAAAAGGAAATTGATGAAGCTCTAAAAAAACTCCAACAAATGCGAGGCCAAGAAATCTCCGTAGACCGGTCAGCTAAGAAAGGAGATAAAGTCGAAGTTAACTTTGATGTTTTTGTCGATAAAGTACCGATTGAAGGCGGCTCTTCCAAAAAACATCCTTTAGTTATCGGCCAAGGCAGTTTTATTCCTGGTTTTGAAGAGAACTTAATTGGCTTAACTAAAAATAAAGTCAAAGAGTTTAAACTAAAATTCCCCAAAGATTATCATAAAAAAGATCTAGCCGGCAAAGAAGCCGAGTTTAAAGTTAAAATGCTGGCAGTTTATAAAATTGAATTACCGGAATTAAATGACGAATTTGCTAAGACCTTAGGCAAATTTAAAAATTTTGCCCAACTGCAAAAAAATATTGAAGAAAATCTAAAAAAAGAAAAAAAATTACGAGAAGAAAGAAAGTTTGAGTCTAAAATTTTCAAAGATATTATTAAAAATTCAAAATTTGCCGAGATACCTGAATTATTAATCAACTCAGAGCTGGATAAAATGCTTAAAGAAATGGAACAAAATATCGCCCGGCAAGGACTTAAATTTGATGATTACTTAAAAAGTATTAAAAAAAGTCAAGAAGACTTGAAAAAAGAATTAAGACCACAAGCCAAGCAGAGAATAAAAACTGCTCTGGTTATGCAACACATTGCGCAAAAAGAAAATATTGAAGCTAGTGATAAAGAAGTGGAAGAAGAAGTTAAAAAAGCTAAAAAACAATACCAAGACAATCAGGAAATTATTAAACAGCTTGATAGTCCTCAATACAAAATGTACCTCAAGAATTTCCTCACTTCCAAAAAAACTATGAAGTTTTTGAAAAGTTTAGTTAAATAA
- a CDS encoding AMP-binding protein, with protein sequence MKIYENWEKISHMPKKEIKKMQDKKVEYFMRHQLPYSPYYRNLFKKNNLKFSDIKNTEDLQKIPLSSKEDLAPSKNDPARYKNFILQPDEKLIKKYAPKSEILKMIYKKIRREDVKRELEWQYKPIHIHFTTGRSALATPFLYSAYDLEIMKESGERMLNVIKVPRDQIAINAFPFSPHLAFWIAHYALAKLGMTSLHTGGGKILGTQKIIDAIEKMKASLILYIPGYGYHILREATKQNRDFSSVKYVITGGERIGQGLRDKTRELLEKMGAKMPQIYATYAMTEGKTAWIQCSETTGYHTYPDLEFFEVVDKDGQRVKEGQPGELVLTLLGWRGSIVARYRTGDMVKGISYDPCPHCGLTVPQIFPDIQRSSQMKEFKLTKVKGELINLNNIYPLLSGYQGIDEWQVEIKKKDNDPFEVDEMIIYICPKKKIDNWEVFEKQLKKKFSYEVGVTPKIIKEDMKKILHRTGMESELKEKRIIDNRPKD encoded by the coding sequence ATGAAAATCTATGAAAACTGGGAAAAAATTTCCCACATGCCAAAAAAAGAAATAAAAAAAATGCAGGATAAAAAAGTAGAATATTTTATGCGCCACCAGCTGCCTTATTCCCCCTATTACCGTAATCTTTTTAAAAAAAATAATCTGAAATTTTCAGATATTAAAAATACAGAAGATCTGCAAAAGATTCCTCTTTCTTCAAAGGAAGATTTGGCTCCGTCAAAAAACGATCCAGCCCGCTATAAAAACTTTATTTTACAACCAGATGAAAAATTAATCAAAAAATACGCTCCTAAGTCTGAAATACTGAAAATGATTTATAAAAAAATAAGACGTGAAGACGTAAAAAGAGAATTAGAGTGGCAATATAAACCGATTCACATACATTTTACTACTGGTCGCAGTGCTTTAGCCACTCCTTTTCTTTACTCAGCTTATGATTTGGAGATTATGAAAGAATCAGGTGAAAGAATGTTAAATGTCATTAAAGTGCCGCGAGATCAAATTGCTATTAACGCCTTCCCCTTTTCTCCACATCTGGCTTTTTGGATCGCTCATTACGCTTTAGCTAAACTCGGTATGACGTCCTTGCATACTGGTGGCGGTAAAATACTAGGCACTCAAAAAATTATTGATGCCATTGAAAAAATGAAAGCTTCCTTAATTCTTTACATTCCGGGTTATGGCTATCATATATTACGTGAAGCGACTAAGCAAAATCGGGATTTTTCTTCGGTTAAATATGTCATTACCGGCGGTGAAAGAATTGGTCAAGGTTTAAGGGACAAAACTCGCGAACTCTTAGAAAAAATGGGGGCTAAAATGCCGCAGATATACGCTACTTACGCTATGACTGAGGGCAAAACAGCCTGGATTCAGTGCTCTGAAACCACTGGCTATCATACCTATCCGGATTTGGAATTTTTTGAAGTAGTGGACAAAGACGGTCAAAGAGTCAAAGAAGGCCAACCTGGTGAACTGGTTTTAACCTTACTGGGCTGGCGCGGTTCAATAGTAGCCCGCTATCGCACTGGAGATATGGTTAAGGGAATTAGCTATGACCCTTGCCCACACTGTGGTTTGACTGTACCGCAAATTTTTCCGGATATTCAGCGTTCCAGTCAGATGAAAGAGTTTAAGCTAACCAAAGTTAAAGGAGAATTAATTAACCTTAATAATATTTATCCGCTTTTATCCGGTTATCAAGGGATTGACGAATGGCAGGTGGAAATCAAGAAAAAAGATAATGACCCTTTTGAAGTTGACGAAATGATTATTTATATTTGTCCTAAGAAAAAAATAGATAATTGGGAAGTTTTTGAAAAACAACTTAAAAAGAAATTCAGTTATGAAGTCGGGGTAACGCCGAAAATTATCAAAGAAGATATGAAAAAAATCCTTCACCGTACTGGCATGGAATCAGAACTCAAAGAAAAAAGAATTATTGATAATCGGCCAAAAGATTAA
- a CDS encoding cation-translocating P-type ATPase, whose amino-acid sequence MPYKGLSTKQAAKILKKDGLNQIKKKKQESPFKILLSQFTSPLIIILIIAAVISLVIGFLPNTDPNIIDAVLILIIVLISGISGFFQEYKAEKSIEALQKMATPKAKVLRDGKIKEIPSTKLAQNDIIFLESGDIIPADAKIIESHNLKVDESSLTGESRAVSKKGEEKIYMNTFVYIGRAKARIINTGMSTKIGKIADKLQDIKKNKTLFEKEISKFSKKIFWLVGVITVIIFLISLFKYSLYISVLTAISLAVASIPEGLPAIVVLTLAFGAKLMVKKKALIRKLGVAESIGSVNIICTDKTGTITKNEMTVTDLFMASKIYKADKLNVNDIKPLKPMLVCGVLCNDTKKQKNKSKEKKYIGDETEVALYRAADKIVDTAKILEKNKRINEIPFTADRKMMSVVVKNLNNPDYTVYTKGAPEILIKKCKKYYKNGKIIPLKKEIKQEILARNKEFANQALRVLGFAYKKTKDPKNKLESELIWLGLQAMEDPPHPEIKSVLKKCKTAGIRVIMVTGDNPNTAVAIADKIGLTSQGLIEGHELEKMDKNILQKKLDQGINIFARINPFHKMRILKILEKDNRVAMTGDGVNDSLALKQAHVGIAMGINGTEIAKETSDMILLDDNFKTIVTAIKEGRKIFDNIRKAINYLLVCNLAEVGVILLATLFITTKEPVLLPVQILWINLLTDGLPALALAVDPARPDIMKEKPRKAHESIINKTLAWLIGSIGLKKMIILFATFFILLPRGLEVARTALFTGFIIYEFIRIASIRYREKLNWLSNKWLLLALVFSFLLQIIIIYSPLNSFFHVTALGLYEWLVILIGAVFGYFSALGITKIVIKYVKN is encoded by the coding sequence ATGCCGTATAAAGGTTTATCAACCAAACAAGCAGCAAAAATTCTTAAAAAAGACGGGCTTAATCAAATTAAAAAGAAAAAGCAAGAGAGCCCGTTCAAAATTTTATTATCTCAATTTACTTCACCTTTGATAATAATTTTAATTATCGCCGCTGTTATTTCTCTAGTTATCGGTTTTTTACCTAATACTGACCCCAATATTATTGATGCCGTTCTTATTTTAATTATTGTACTTATTTCCGGTATCTCTGGTTTTTTTCAGGAGTATAAGGCTGAAAAATCAATTGAAGCCTTGCAAAAAATGGCTACTCCCAAGGCTAAAGTATTAAGAGACGGTAAAATAAAGGAAATACCAAGTACCAAGTTAGCACAAAATGATATTATTTTTCTAGAATCGGGAGATATTATTCCGGCTGATGCCAAAATTATTGAATCTCATAATTTAAAAGTTGACGAGTCCAGTTTAACCGGGGAATCCAGGGCCGTAAGTAAAAAAGGGGAAGAAAAAATATATATGAATACTTTTGTTTATATCGGTCGAGCTAAGGCTCGTATTATAAATACTGGTATGAGCACAAAAATTGGTAAAATTGCCGATAAACTGCAAGATATAAAAAAGAACAAAACTCTTTTTGAAAAAGAAATTTCAAAATTCAGTAAAAAAATATTCTGGCTAGTTGGCGTTATTACGGTTATAATTTTTTTAATCAGCCTTTTTAAATACTCCTTATATATCTCAGTTTTAACCGCCATTTCTTTAGCCGTAGCTTCTATCCCTGAAGGTTTGCCAGCTATTGTTGTTTTGACTCTGGCTTTTGGCGCTAAACTAATGGTTAAAAAGAAGGCTTTAATAAGAAAACTGGGGGTAGCCGAATCAATTGGTTCAGTTAATATTATCTGTACTGACAAAACCGGTACTATTACTAAAAATGAAATGACGGTTACTGATCTTTTTATGGCTAGTAAAATTTACAAAGCCGATAAATTAAATGTAAACGATATTAAACCATTAAAACCAATGTTGGTCTGCGGGGTTTTATGCAATGATACAAAAAAACAAAAAAATAAGTCAAAAGAAAAAAAATATATTGGCGATGAAACTGAAGTAGCTCTTTATCGAGCCGCTGATAAAATAGTTGATACGGCCAAGATACTAGAAAAAAATAAAAGAATAAACGAAATTCCCTTTACTGCTGATAGAAAAATGATGAGTGTGGTGGTTAAAAATTTAAATAATCCAGACTATACAGTCTATACTAAAGGAGCGCCAGAAATTTTAATTAAAAAATGTAAAAAATATTATAAAAATGGCAAAATAATTCCTCTAAAAAAAGAGATTAAGCAAGAAATTTTAGCCCGTAATAAAGAATTTGCTAATCAGGCCTTGAGGGTTTTAGGCTTTGCTTATAAAAAAACCAAAGACCCAAAAAATAAGCTGGAATCAGAATTAATTTGGCTGGGTCTTCAGGCTATGGAAGATCCGCCCCATCCGGAAATAAAATCCGTTTTGAAAAAATGTAAAACAGCCGGCATTAGAGTAATCATGGTAACTGGTGATAATCCAAATACAGCCGTAGCTATTGCCGATAAGATTGGTTTGACTAGCCAAGGCTTAATTGAGGGTCATGAACTGGAAAAAATGGATAAGAATATTTTGCAAAAAAAATTAGATCAAGGAATTAATATTTTTGCCCGGATAAACCCTTTTCACAAAATGCGTATTTTAAAAATACTGGAAAAAGATAATCGGGTGGCCATGACAGGAGACGGAGTTAATGACTCTCTGGCTCTAAAGCAAGCTCATGTTGGCATTGCTATGGGCATTAATGGCACGGAAATTGCTAAAGAAACCAGTGACATGATTTTGCTCGATGATAATTTTAAAACTATTGTCACGGCTATAAAAGAAGGTCGGAAAATATTTGATAATATTAGAAAAGCTATTAATTATCTTCTTGTTTGTAATTTAGCTGAAGTTGGGGTTATTCTTCTAGCTACTTTATTTATTACTACCAAGGAGCCGGTTCTTTTGCCAGTGCAAATTCTTTGGATTAATCTTTTAACAGACGGTTTGCCCGCTTTGGCTTTGGCTGTCGATCCGGCCCGACCAGATATTATGAAAGAGAAGCCCCGAAAAGCCCACGAATCAATTATTAATAAAACTCTAGCTTGGTTAATCGGCTCTATCGGCCTAAAAAAAATGATAATATTATTCGCTACCTTTTTTATACTTCTACCCCGAGGACTTGAGGTAGCCAGAACGGCTCTATTCACTGGCTTTATTATTTACGAATTTATTAGAATTGCCAGCATTAGATATAGGGAAAAATTAAATTGGTTATCTAATAAATGGCTCTTACTAGCTCTGGTATTCTCATTTTTACTGCAAATAATAATCATTTATTCACCTTTGAATAGTTTTTTTCATGTCACTGCTTTAGGCTTATATGAATGGTTAGTAATTTTAATCGGTGCTGTTTTCGGATATTTTAGCGCTTTAGGTATCACAAAAATAGTGATAAAATATGTTAAAAATTAA